From Spiroplasma endosymbiont of Amphimallon solstitiale:
TTTTTAGAGAATTTTTACACTAAATAATGTTACTTTTAACAAATTTTTAATTAAAAATAATATTTTAAGTGTAAATTGATGAATAATTTTTGGTCATCCATACTTTTCTACATAATTAAAAGATTTTTATGATGTAATTGTTGTCACAAAGCATTCTAAAATTATTAGTAAGGTAATAAATGAATTAAGAGAAGAATTAGATCAAAAAAATAATCCAACATATGATGTAGGAGAATTGGTAAAAATTCAAAAAATTGTTAATGATATAATTGAAAATAATTTTAAAGAAGAAGAAAAAGAAATATTATATGCTGCTAATAGTCAATATATAGGAGTAGATTTTTATTCAATGAAAAATAATTTATATTTTTCATTAAAGACTTTTAGAAAAATGGCATTTCCATCAGAATTATTTTCTTCTTTTGATATTGGTTATCAACATGGTTCCAATAATTGAAATGAAATAAATGAAACCGAATATAATAAACAAAGAAGATTACAAAAAATATCAGAAGAGTATTTTAATTATGTAGAAAAGTATGGATGACCAAAAATTATTCATCAATTTACACTTAAAATATTATTTTTAATTAAAAATTTGTTAAAAGTAACATTATTTAGTGTAAAAATTCTTTTAATTATGTAGAAAAGTATGGATGACCAAAAATTATTCATCAATTTACACTTAAAATATTATTTTTAATTAAAAATTTGTTAAAAGTAACATTATTTAGTGTAAAAATTCTCTAAAAATAACACTTTATCATGTATAATTACTTTTCTACAAAATTAAAGAAAAATTCTCTAAAAATAACACTTTATCATGTATCATTACTTTTCTACAAAATTAAAGTAAAAATCTGTATCAAAATATAATTTATAATTATCATTTTTTTTAATTTTAATATTTAATAAAATACCATAACAAGCATAAAGAAATCTAGGGATTGAACTTTTTAATTCAACATCACCATTTAAATAAATGCCTCCATATTGGTTTAATATAACAATTCTTATAAAATCTGATGCTGATTTTAGTTTTTCTTTAATTGCTAATCTATTATTTTTAAATATTTGTTCAAATATTAATACATCACTATTTTTTAAATTTTCTATTTCTTTTAAACTAATAATTTTAATATTATTAAGTAACTTATGTTGTTATTTTTCATTTTCAGTAATTTCTCTATTTTTTTCATTTTTAGAAATTCATAAAATAACTTCACGTTCATGTTGATGTAATAAAGCCGCATAAATTATATTATTTCTTACAGTAATTGGTATTTTTCCAATTCATACAAAATGAATTGGATATTTATTATCTATAATTGGCATTTTTTTTAATAACTCTTATATTTTATTTAAATGCATTGTTTAAAAATGATAATTCATCTTCAATATTTAATCTTGGAAATAATAACTCTTTTTTATTAACAGATTTATTAAAAACTTCATTCAAGTTAATATTGACTATTGGTTTAGTAATTTTTAAGACACCCAATTGTTCATGAATTCTTAATGAACTATTAACCAAAATTGGACTTAATAAAGCACTACTAATAATTAAAATATTTGCTAATAAATTTAAAATATTATGTAATTCAATAGTTTTATTATTTTTATGTAAATCTCATGGTTTTGTTAAATCAATTAATTTATTACCACTAGTTATTAATTTAAAAACGACATTAATTGCTTCATGAATTTGATACTCATCCATTTCAATATTAAAATCATTAATAGTACTTTTAATAATTTTAATTATTTCTATTGCTTCTGGTTGTAACTTATTTAAATTAACTTTGGGAATTTTACCATCACAATATTTAATGATCATTGTAACTGTTCGCGAAAGCAAATTACCTAAATCATTAACAAGATAAGAGTTATAACAATTTAAAAATAATTCATGACTATATTTTGCATCATGACCAATAATAATTTCTTTCATTAAAAAAAACCGTAATCCATCTGCACCATAACGATTTACTAATACTAAAGGATCAATAACATTACTTTTTGATTTTGACATTTTTCCTTCTTCATTAGTAATTCAACCGTGGGCCAAAATTCGATTTGGTTGTCTCAAGTTTAATGCCATTAATAAAATTGGCCAATAAATCATATGAAAACGACTAATTTCTTTACCAACTAAATTCACAATTTCACAATTTGAATCTAGTCAAAATTTTTTAAAATTAATGTCATCATCTTGTAAATAACCTAATCCTGTTAAATAATTACTTAATGCATCAATTCAAACATAAATAACATGTTTTGGATTTTCTAATACTGGTACCCCTCAAGTAAAACTCGTTCTAGTAACACTTAAATTTTCTAAACCTGGCGTAATAAAATTATTAATCATTTCCGTTTTACGATTAAGTGGTCATAAAAATAATGGGTGTTCATCATAATATTTTAATAATTGTTTAGTATATTTTTCCAATTTTAAAAAATATGATGGTTCTGATAAAGTAATAATATTACCTTGACATATTTTACATGTATTATTAGTTTTATTAATTTGGCTATCTGTCAAAAATTCTTCACAAGAAATACAATATGAGCCTTCATATTTTCCCAAATAAATATCATTTTGTTTTAATAATTTGCTAAATATTTTATGAACACTTAAAATATGATTTTTATCAGTTGTTCTAATAAATTTATCATAATCAATATTTAAGTTTTTTCATAAATTCTTAAACCCAACAACAATATCATCAACAAATTTTTGTGGAGTTTGTTTATTTTCATCCGCCTTTTTAGCAATTTTTTGACCATGTTCATCACTTCCAGTTAAAAAGAATACTTCATAACCTTGCATTTTCTTATAGCGAGCTAAAACATCAGCAATAATTGTTGTATAAGCATGTCCCAAGTGTAACTTAGCACTAGGATAATAAATAGGGGTAGTAATATAAAATTTTTTTGTCATTATTTGCTCCTAAATTTAATAATTATAATTTTACATTAAAATAGTATTATTTATTGTAATACTTATTTAAATTAATAATATTTTATTAATCTTTATTTTTTTATAAAATGGAACATTTTTGTTGATATTGATTTTCATTAAAACCATTATCAGAGTTAACAGCATCTATATCAACATTTAAGTAAAACTGATAATCACTATTTACGTGTTAAATAACACTACTTTTTTCATTATCATAATTATTTACTGGTAAATACTGATTACCGTTACTCATTAATGGTTGATTTTGTAATTTTCTTGAACTTGCAAAATCATATCAATGTCTCAAAAGATCATTTTTTTCTCATTGTCTTCTTTTTTCTTTTTCTATTTTTTCTAAAATATTATTAAGTTTTAAAATTTTTAATCCAACCTTTTTCAATTCTTCTTTTTGATTACTTATATTAACTTTTTCACATACTATTTTGTTAATTCGTTTTTTTTCAAAATTATAATAACCAAAAGTTAAAAACTTAACTAATTTATTCTTAAATTTAAAAATTTTACTTGTTTTTTGTTTTTCGAAAATTTCTAACTTTTTAATACTATTTATATTATAAGAAAGAAATATAGATTGTTTTTTAATATTTGACTGCAATGTTTTTTCACATTTATATTTCTTATTACTAATATAATATAATATTATTTTTATTTTATTAATTTTCTTTTTTAATAAATTAATATCTATTTCTCCATTATCTTTTAAGTATCGATCATCTAAAACATCATAAAAGTGTTCTTCATTATCATCATAGCTTGTAATAAAATTAAAATGTTGATTTATAAAAGGAAAACTATTATCGATTTTGTATTTCTTCATAATTTTCACTCCTTAAACTGACATAATCTAGTGA
This genomic window contains:
- a CDS encoding glycosyltransferase; translated protein: MLNNIKIISLKEIENLKNSDVLIFEQIFKNNRLAIKEKLKSASDFIRIVILNQYGGIYLNGDVELKSSIPRFLYACYGILLNIKIKKNDNYKLYFDTDFYFNFVEK
- the metG gene encoding methionine--tRNA ligase, producing the protein MTKKFYITTPIYYPSAKLHLGHAYTTIIADVLARYKKMQGYEVFFLTGSDEHGQKIAKKADENKQTPQKFVDDIVVGFKNLWKNLNIDYDKFIRTTDKNHILSVHKIFSKLLKQNDIYLGKYEGSYCISCEEFLTDSQINKTNNTCKICQGNIITLSEPSYFLKLEKYTKQLLKYYDEHPLFLWPLNRKTEMINNFITPGLENLSVTRTSFTWGVPVLENPKHVIYVWIDALSNYLTGLGYLQDDDINFKKFWLDSNCEIVNLVGKEISRFHMIYWPILLMALNLRQPNRILAHGWITNEEGKMSKSKSNVIDPLVLVNRYGADGLRFFLMKEIIIGHDAKYSHELFLNCYNSYLVNDLGNLLSRTVTMIIKYCDGKIPKVNLNKLQPEAIEIIKIIKSTINDFNIEMDEYQIHEAINVVFKLITSGNKLIDLTKPWDLHKNNKTIELHNILNLLANILIISSALLSPILVNSSLRIHEQLGVLKITKPIVNINLNEVFNKSVNKKELLFPRLNIEDELSFLNNAFK